The genomic stretch TTCTAAATCGTATCGGCGAAATTTATTTTTTCATCGGAGATAGTAATAAAGCTATAAATTCTCATTCACAAAGTTTAGCAATTGCACGAGAAATAGCAAACCCAATGATAGAGGAGTTAGCGCTTAGTAGCCTAGGAAATATTGCTCTGATTATTGGAGAATATAAAAAAGCAATTGAATTTTACCAGCAACGCTTAGCGTTATCATGGAAAAGTAATGATAAATTAGGTGAACAAAATACATTATGGTATCTGGGAACTGTTTTCAGTATAATGCAAGATAGCAGAATAGCTATTAATTACTATAAGCAGAGCTTAAAGATTGCAAGAAATATTAAATACAGCACAGGTGAAATTTTATCTTTGCAAAGTTTAGGCAATGCTTATACCTCACTTGATTATGAAAAAGCTCTCGAATATCTAGAACAAAGTTTGGTACTTGCTAGAGAACATCAGGAAATCAAATTAGAAATCCAATCTTTAAGAAGTATAGGAATTTTTTACAGGGATCTGGGAGAATACTGTCAAGCAATTAAATATCTAGAAGAAAGCTTGTTAATTGTTCGAGAAATTAAAGATCGTCGAGAGGAATCACGTGCTTTAGGAGTGCTAGCATTTGTCTATAATAGTAAAGGAAACTATGAGAAAGCAATCGAGTTTCATCAACAGAATTTAGCCCTGGCAAGAAAAATCCATGACCAACGCTTGGAAGGGCATTTTTTAGGCAGCATAGGAGAAGTTTACTACTCGCTCAAAAATTATGCTAAAGCAATTGAGTATTTTGAAAATAGTTTGTCCATAGCTAAGGTTACGCAAGAGTCTTTAGGACAGGAGATACTCTGGAGAAATCTAGGAAATGCTTACTATTCTATGGAAAAATATGTGAAAGCAATCGATTGCTACAAGCAAAGTTTAACTATTTCACAAAAAATAGGTAACCGCCACAGTCAAGGAATCTCTCTGTACCTCTTAGGTGCTACTTTTATAGAACTTAATAACTTTTTAGAAGCTTTAGAGAATTTACAGGCAGCACTAGATGTTTGTAAACAAATTGGCAGTCATTCTACGGAAGCTTATGTTCTTTATAACTTGGCAAGACTTTATCAAGAGGTAGACAGACGTGAAACAAGTTTCGAGTATTGTAGTCAGGCTTTAGCCATTGCTAATAAATTAGGTATTACCCTAGCCAAAGATTGTCAAAATTTGAAAGAAAAATTATTGAATCAAACAATACAAAACTGAGTCAAAATGGCAAGCAACTTCAAAGAAACAGGAAAATTAATTTTTTTGAATTGGAATATCAATTTAGATGACGTTCCGCTTGAGCAACTTGACCATTATATAGCGGTTGAAAATTACCTTATGGATAATGATGAACCTCCCTTAGATGCGACAAATTTAGAGAAGGTGCGCGGTTATTTGGAAGCATTTTACCAACTTTGTGAAGTGGAAGACTGGTTAAGAGCCATTGCAATACTTGATATTCGCCTCGATACCCCTACTAATTACCAGTTGCAAATACTAATGCGAATTTGGGGCTACAATCAAGAACGCATTGAAATTTATAGCAGGCTTTTAGGCAAATTAAATTCTAGAGGGGAGTGTTTCTGCTATAACAATCTGGGTATCAGCTACCATGCGCTAGCGGATTATCATCAAGCTATTAAGTATCACCAGCAACATTTGGAAATTGCATATGAGGTTGGCGATCGCACTGAGATGGCGAAAGCATTAAGTGGTTTAGGTAACGCTTGTAATTCACTTGGGGACTATGCTCATGCCGTTAAATACCATCAGCAACATTTAGAAATTGCACGGGAGATTGACGATCGCAAAGGTATTGGGACAGCCTTAAGCAATCTGGGCAACGTCTGCTTTTATTTAGGCGCGTATCGTCAAGCTGTAGAGTACTACGAACAGCATTTAGAAATTGCACGGGAGAATGGTGAACATGAACGTGTTGGGCAGGTTTTGGGCAATCTGGGTAATGCCTATTATTCCCTTAAAGATTATCGTCAAGCAATTGAGCATTATCAGCAAAGTTTGGAAGTTGCAAAGCAAATTGGTAATTGTGAAAGTATGGGGAAAGCGCTCGGTGGTCTGGGCAATGCCTATAATGCTCTCGGAGACAATGCCCGTGCGATTGATTACCTTAACGAGGATTTAAGTATTGCACGGGAGAATGGCGATCGCGCAGGTGTGGGACGGGCATTGAACAATTTAGGAAATGCCTATTATTTGTTGGCAGATTACTCCCGTGCGAGAGAGTATTATCAGCAGCATTTGACAATAGCACGCGAAATCGGTAATCGCGCAGGTACTCAGAAGGCTCTGAACAATCTGGGCAATGCTTACTACTTACTAGGAAATTATCGCCAAGCGATTGAGTACCACCAGCAATGTTTAGAGATCGCACGGGAAATTGGTAATCGTGCTCCTATCGGCACGTCGTTAGGTAATTTGGGCGATGCCTACTATTCCTTAAAGGAGTATCACCAAGCGCTGGAGTACTATCAGCAGTGTTTAGTTATTGCACAGGAAATTCATGATAGTAAAGGTGAAGGGTATGCGCTGTGTAAACTGGGAAACACACTCACAGCGCTTGAGCAATATCCAGAGGCGCTGAAATCTTTGCAGACAGCGCTGGAGATTGGGAAAAAAATTGGTCATCTTTCTACTGAGGCTGAAGCACTCAAAAGTTTGGCTCATTTGCATCAGCAATTAGGCGATCATCTGCCAAGCGAGTAATAACAGATGCGCTCGCCGAAGGCGAGCGCTCCGCGCCATCGCTCTTTGAATCGGTAAAGCGCGATGGCATCTTCATTTTCAGGAAAAATCACGACTTATAGCTCACGCAACGACTCAATATGGTATTTCCAACAAAAAATATTCTATTTCAGAACTTATCTGAGTTATGAAACCAGGTTTTTATCCAGTTTTAGGTAAGGGTGATTGTATCAAAATTGGTTCTTCAGTACTTGTTATGCTGAAATAATAAGTACTGAAGAACCGGATTTTTTCTACTGAAAGTTATATACATCTGTCTTTCTTTACGTAGTCAAAAGCTAACTTTTCCCTTCACTTTTATTCTCACCTTGTGGCTTGAACAAGCCAGAAACTAAATTTGTAATTAATTGCGGCAAATCAGGTTTAGCAAAGAATCCGCTGATAGTAACAAGCAAAAGGCTTATCAAACCCCAGGATTTCTTTATCGGTATTACCCTTATAGAAATCTCAAAATAACATTTATTTGGAAGCTTTGTAGTTGCATGAGAGATTAAGACTTGCGATGCATAATTTTTTTCATCTTTGATTGGGCGAGAGATAAAGTTCAATTTTAAAGACTTGGTTTCACCTATGTCAATAGAATCTAATTTGATTAGACTAGTTCCATTTCGTTCATAGTCAATATTTTTAGAAGTGAAAGTTATATTGACAGAAGATAGTTTATTTTTACTTGTATTTTGAACTAAAGTTTTACTAACACCGACTTCACCATCTTCTAAAGAAGATGGCATCTGAATAAGTAACTCTCCATTAGGAAATTTACAGGAAGAAGTATGCAAAGGTGGATTTGCATAATAATATGTTACTCCTGCCAATAACAAAAACACAATAGCTAGTGTTGTTTTGAGAAAAATAGTTAATAATTGAAATCTATTATTTTTAACAAAAATAGTATCTTTTGTTTTTTGTCCCCATTGTTCTATAAGACTCCCAACTATTCTGTATTTTGAGCCTTCCTTCCGAACTTTATCTAACGATTCTAAATCATCTATTCTATCCCAAATTATTTTTTCTGAACAAGACAGCAGACGGGATATTTCTTTAATTGTTAAGCCTGGTTTATTAGCCAATAAAACTAGAATTTTTTGAGATATATTATCAGGATTATCATGAAAATAAAATCTATCTAGAGTTGATTCTACAGAGTCTTCTACTCTCTTCATAACTACAGCCTGCCAACCTTTCTGTAGCTGCCCACACTCTGCGTTAATTTCAACAACCGCTTGACATACTGCCTGAACATACCAAGGCTTGCATTCAGTCCATTCAAGAATTGTTCTCGTGATTGTGTTTATATCTATTCCATAGATATAGTTATCTAAAGGCTGTTTTATTAGATAATTTTCTATAGGAAAACGCGCTGCTGCTTTCAGGTAAAAAGTTTGAACATTGTTAACAATAGGTGAAGTTTTATCTTTAATTTCTTTATGCCAATAATCTGCACCTGCAATAACAAAGCAAATTCTAGCGCAAGACTGAATTACACTTCTTATATTTCTAAAAATCTGTTTACTTTCTGCTAATTCTAGTAAAACTTCTACTTCATCCACTAAAATAACAAGTCTCTCACCATTAATTAATTGATTATTAACTGTACTAAAAAGTTCTGGGATTGTAAAATTTATTGAAGTGGTGCTTGAGCCTAACGAATCATGGAATAAACCATTATCTTTAAATTTGTTATTAACTAATTGCATAAAAGCTTCAGAATCTGACTTATTCAGAGCCTGAAGATCCAGATATATAGCTTTGTAATTGGAGACTCTTGAACTTAAGCTTTGAACAGCGTTTTTTAGGCTCAAATCAATAAAATCTTCTCTATAGTTATCGATTTGATTATTAATAATATCTCTTACTAAATATAGTAAAGAACTTTTACCAATTCGTCTTTCTCCAAATAAAGCTATACTTCTTCCTTGAGAAATATAGTCAATCAATCTAGCAATATCATCTGTACGCCCACAAATTAAACGCTTATACTCTGGACTATCAACTGTTGATATCGTGTAAGTCACTTGCATATTACCTACCTATTTACAAGATGCCATAATTACCCATTGTTTTATTAGCTCAGAGGATAAAGAATAATTTCCATTAACATCCTCAATGATAATTTGCCAATCTAACAAACGTTTAATTTTTATTTTAGAAATATTATTAGTAATATTTGTCTTAGCTAAATTTCTCAAAAAGTTCATTTCTACCTCATTACAACGATTCCAGAAGCCAGATAAAAAGCCATCAAAAAAATCTTCAACTATTTTCTGTTCTGCGATATATACATCCTCATCACTTATATAATTTCGTTGAGCTTGAAGCGCATTTTCAAAAGCTTCATAGCAAATAGCTTGAGCATAATAAGGCTGTCCTCCACTCAATTTTATAATTTTTTCAATAGCACTATCTGGGTAAGAATAGCCTAACATTGATGCAGGTTTAACTATTAGATCCTCTGTTTCTTTAACACTAAGAGGTTTAAGAGGAACAAAACGAAAATGGTTATAAAATGGTGAACTATGTTGAGAAATATAGGTTGATAAATCTGTTGTCGCAGCAACTACAGCGCGTAAATCAGTACCAATTTCATTTGATTGAAGTGCGGCTCTTAGTATATTCTGTATACGCTCATCAATAGTATTTAATTGTTTTTGTTTTACCTTAAGAAGATAATCTGCCTCATCAAGTAACAACACAATTTTCAAATTAGAAATGTTTACTTTCGCTGCCAGAATAATTTGTTTATACTGTTTAATAAAATCAATATTATTAAAAAAATATTCTTCTATATTGTTTTCTCTTAGAACGTTTCGTTGAACAAGGTTATGAAGAGTTTCTTGAATAATCAGTTTGAGAATACTTTCTGCTGTTGGTTCCTCGCTTGTATTTAGTACAACATACACAGGAATTAATGGTATCTCCAATCTTTTTTGTAGTTGATTAAGCAAACTAGTTTTTCCAGTACGGCGCTCACCTACAATAAGAATGTCTTGTTTTGTTGGCTTCGTTACAGCTTGTATAATCTGTTCTAATTCTCTTTGCCTACCAAAAAAAGCTTTTTCACCTTCCACGGGGCTTCCATACAGATAGGGATTATCCTGTACCGCATTAATATATAGAGGGGGTTTTCTTAATTTACCGTTTACTTTATAATTAACAGCAATTTGTTTTGCAAAGTTCATTTGTAAATAAAAACTAACTTCTCTTGATTCTCCAGCATTTAAAATTTTAAGAGATACTTGGTTTTCACTATTGACTTGATATTCTGCTGAATCTTGAATTATTTCTATTTCGAGATGTTCCATAGTTTGATTACAAGCATTAGTTACTTCCAAAATTAACTCACTCTGTTCCCCAACCAACATCCCACTTCCTCTTATTATTTGAATTTCAAGAGCATCGATAAAATCGTCATTACTTTCAATAGTTGCAACAGGTTGAAAATTTTCAATATTCCCTGTAATGTCTCCAACATTATCAATATTTTTTATTACATCTATATCTCCGGTGTGGAATGTACCTCCCGTCTGATTAATATTTCCGATTGTTATATTTCCACCTTCAGTATAAAAGCTGGGACGTTCGAGTGCCGTCATTATCATATTTTCTAGTCTACGGATTTGAATATTTTTTTCTGTTAGTATTACTTTGAGGTCTTCTTCAGACAATTTTTTAATTTGATTATAAGTCTCAAAATATTCTGCACTTAGTTGAGGCTGGTCAGCAAAGGTAGAAGTTTTTGCACGGAGTAACAACTTATCTTGCCCTCGCTTCTCCATTGCCACAATTTCTAATTCGGCATTCGGATTATTGTCAGTTAGCTGCTTAAATGAGATGGCAATGGCACGAGGGTCAACGCCTTGGTTGTGGTAAAGCTCAAGTGTATCAAAAATTGGTTGGATGAAATCACCAAACTCCCCATCTGCAAAAACTTCCTTGTTGTTGTCTGGTTTGCGAAGAGGGTCAGGATTTTCTTTTGTGGGGACTCGCATATAAACATACTCGCACCTCACCCCGTCGAACTTAGTATCACTGGTAATACCCCAGTCCTCAATGTAAGCTCCGGTAAGATTAGCGCCTGTAAAATTAGTTCCGGCTAATTGCGTCTGTACTAGCTTTGCTCTTGATAAATTTGCCTCTTGCAAATTAGCTTCGCTTAAATCTGCACCAATAAAGCTAGCATCTGTTAAATTAGCTGCCTGTAAATTAATACCGCGTAGGATTTCACGGTCAAAGTTTTTGTCCTGCCCCCGCCCTGTAACCAGCAATTGACGCACTTGTGCATTCTGAAGGTAAGTTTTTCCAGGTCGAGCAAAGTCAAGCATTTTAGCTTTATACCAACAAGTACGGGTTAAGTTCGCGTTTCTAAAATCTGTACTCTTTAGCGTGGCAGATGCAAAGTTAGCGTCTGTTAAATCGGTAGCACGAAAACTAGTTCCACCCATAGTAGCAAAGATAACAGCGAGCTTGTGAATCCAAGCACATTTCTCATCTCCACTTAGAGTTCGCCAAGCAATATAATTTCCTAACAATACTAAAGTAAAAGCTGTTGCAATCGCAGAAAAAGCCACTGTAGCTTTAGCTCCAGCTACCATTACAGCACAAATACCGATGGCTACAGCTCCTATACCAGCTTTATTCCCAGCCAATTGTTTTGCTAAAGTTACCACTAGTGCTAAAACTAGTACGGCAGTTATAGAGACTGTTCCAGAGCCAATCCAGACCAAAGTCATAATAACGGGATCAACTAGGGTTGTACTCCACGTCACATATCTAAGAACTACTGATAAGCAAAATCCTGACAGTCCTGATAGAACAAATGAGGCTAGTATCAAAAAAAGTTTCCAACTGATTTGTAATCCGGCTTTTGCATTACTAAAGTTTGCACCTATAAGGTTAGCACTGGTAAAATCTGCACCTCGGATATCGGCATAGCTAAAATCTGTACCTATAAGGACTTGACCTTTAAAAGAGCGACCTTGCAGATTTTGACCAGAGAAGTCCAAAGACATGATAGGGAATAATAAACTAGTTTATTATGATAATACCTTTGCTAATTTTAAAGGGTAATCTCATATAAGACCAATATGGAGTCCTGTTTTTCCTTTTGCGTGGCAAAAACTCTACACCTTTAAAAACCCCATAGGGTTTTTTCATTGATATCAAGCTTATAAGTGCTAATCTCAGAGGTACTAAATCTTTTTAAACATAATTTTTTAAATTTATAAGTAAAATTTAAATTATTTAGTATAAATTATATCATTAATATCTACAACTCCATGTCGCTATCTCGACTCGGAAAGAACGGATATTGCCTTTGCCGTGCAGCCGCTATCTCTGAAGGAGTATCGTATTCAGTAGCCTTTGTGCCAAGCCGTAACTCCTGATACAAAGGCACACCATCGCCATCATTATCGCTCAAAAGAATCTTAGTCATGATATGAGCAGGAGCAACTTGCGCGAGGCGATTGACTACATTAGCGACAAATTCGTTTGATGCATCACAGCTATTAAGGTATCTAATAAAAGCATCAGCACTAGCCTCAGTCATCTTCGCGGGATTTTTTACCCCCGCCTCAACAATAAAGTCATCAAAAATAGCTTTCTCTTCATCAGTAAAATTCTCCTGACGAGCTTTCTGGATAATTAGCTCAATTTGCTGTTGCTTTTGTATAGACCTCATACTACCAATTCTTAAACACAGCCATATCCAGTATCTTCTAAAAATATTAAGTACGTGTAAAAATATCAACTTATCAACTAAATATTCTATAAAGCCAATTTAAAGTTTAAATCACTCCAGATGTTAACACTTGTATAAAAAAAACGATTTGTAATAATTCTCTACCTCAAAATGGATTTAAATGAAGTAAAACTTTCACAATGTGAAGAACTAATAATAGGCAAATGGCAGGTTTTATGGAAGGAACCAATAGATACTAATTCCGAGCATGGTGATGTGTATCTGGAATATTGTTCGGATGGTGTCGTTAGATACGTACTCTACAAGTATGATTTAACCCACACAATCTTGCTTACTCTTTTAACCTCGGAACTTGGTGGTTCGGGTTTAAGCATCCCTAAAATCTTACTTTACCAGTACATACCTGCCTTTAGTATTGAAGGAAAAGCCGTAGATGTAAAAGACCTGAGTTCAGAACAATGGTGGCGAAGTTGGCAACAAGCCGTAGAAAGAATTAAAAAATATTACAGTTCAAGCCCGAAAGTCCAAAAACAAAAACTAGAATTACAGTTCAAAATCGCCATCCTCATGCGACACCCACCTGGATGGGGATACGTGTGATTAATACTGTAATAACAAAAACCACCACTATTAACTAACGCCTGCTTGTTAAGATGAACGAGCAGGTAATTTTTATGGCTCAGCCTGAGTGGTTACAAGCAAACAAACAGGTTTATTCCAAAGAACATGGCGTCATCCATATCGCCGCTATCATTGATGAAAATCTTTACTTTAAAAAGGGAAATGTAAATCAGATTCTCTTTAACTGGAAACAAGAAGTCAATAACGGTAATCTCCTTCCCATTCATGAAGCACCACCCGGTAAAAGTATCCTCTATCAAGAGATAGCCGCTATTCTCGACGGCATGGGAAAACTACAGAGTTGTGATATCATTCCCGCAACTGTTGCTAAACTGTCTCCCATACCAGATGATATTCATCCTGAAGTTAAAGAGGCTCTTATCAAATTAGGAATTAATCAATTATATTCCCACCAAATTGAGGCTTGGTTAGCTTACAAACAAGGGCGGGATATTATCCTTCAAACTCCTACAAGCAGTGGCAAGAGTATCTCTTTCCTAATTCCAATTATTCACGAGTGCTTGAATGGTAAATCTGCTTTAGTGTTCTTTAACCTCAAAGCACTTGCGTTTGACCAGGTACAAAAAATCCAATCCTTTGTTAGTTACCTAGATGAAAAAATTCGCCCGCAAGTCCTTAATATCAATGGTGACATCCCACCCCAAGAACGCAAATCGCTCTACAGCAATAAACCATCCATAGTCTGCATCACTCCCGATGTCTGGAATCACGAACTAAACAATTATCAAAACAATTCTAACTGGGGGTTTATCGAAACTATTAGGAATATCTCGATTATTGTTTGTGACGAAACTCATTTTTACCAAGGCGTTTTTGGCGCTCATTTTGCACTACTGAATCGACGCACTCAACTCATGATGGAATCTGCTGGCAATGATATTTCTAAACTGAGATATGTATTCGCCTCCGCTACTATCAGCAACAGCAGCGAAATCGCCCAAAAGATATCGAATCGAGTCGAGAATAACAACCTCACTATTATTGACCAAAGTGGGGCAAAACGCTCGGAGATTACTTTCCTGAGTCTCAAACCGCGAAACAACACCCTTTACCAAACTGCCCAAGTTGCAGCCATGCTTGTGAGTAAAGGAATTGTTGGCATATGCTTTTGCGATAGCAGGGAATTAGTCAAGGTTTTGACCAACACTATCCGTAAGACTTTAGCCCAGATGCAACTACCTCACTTGGAAGAAACTATCTCGGCATTTTATGGCAGTATGAAGCCCAATCAACGAAACAAAATTATTGAGGATATTCAGGACGGAAAGGTCAAATTTATTGTCTCAACTAGTGCTTTGGAAGCTGGGCTTGACATTGGCTGCATTGATGCAACGGTTGTGCATAGCTATCCCGGCTCAATTCTTGCCTTTCGTCAAAGGGCAGGACGTGCTGGCAGGCAGGAAGCAGGGCTGTTAGTGTTTGTGCCTTCCAAAAGGTCGATTATGGATTCTTACTACGCCTACCACCCAGAACGCCTTTTGTCTGACTCTCCAGAAGTTATCAACTTTAACCACAATTATGAGACAATTTTGTCACAGCACATTCTTGCTTGTTGCAAAGAAAGTAAACCCACGCTCGCTCAAATTGCCCGTCATTTTGGTAACTCTGGAGATGCGATCGCACGACAACTCATCGCCGATAACCAGTTGATATTCAGCTACAACCAAAGGCTGACAACTAACCGCAACCTCGGCTATGTACACTCAGCTATTAAAGTCAGAGGCAATACCGACAGAAATGTCAGTTACATCAATCAAAATAGCGGGGAGGAATTTGAAGAAAGCGCAGCTTCTTCTGCTTTGCGAGAAGTTTACCCTGGAGCAATTTATCCCGCTCAAGATTACGATGGCAATCCCGTGTGGTACAAGTCTAACGAACTTAACCTAACCGAAGGGAAAGCTATTCTTAAGCCAATCGGTTCAACCAATCTCTTTACCCGCGCCCAAGGGAATCTAGACTTTAAGGAAATTAAACTCACAGGCGGTGCTAAAATCATCAACCTTCCCCAAGGAGCAGCAAGATTCACACCTTTAAGCGCCAAAATCAAAGAAGAAATTTGGGGTTATAACTTATACAGATGGTTAACCAAATGGACTTGTAGCAATAACAAATGTCGTCACTTTAATTCAAAATTACCCGAACATTTACAAACTTGTCCTGCATGCAGTACCCAACTTGTTGAACGAGAAGTTATCGAGCTATTGGAGGAAAACAAATATAAGGAAGCGCTTGCCCTTAACTACAACACATTCTGCATTAGGGTTGAAATAAATGCCGAAGCCAGAAAATACTTTAGGACAACGATCCAAAACATCAGAAAAGATATACTTAACAAGCAGAAGTATATCCCAAATGAAGAAAAAACGTTATTTGAAAGCAATGAAATCAATATTTGCGTTCATACTCTTGCACATCAACTCATACTCAGTCTACCACTGGTCGAACATGGAGCTAACAGTCGAGATATGGATTTTATCCTATTTGAAAAGCCCGATAACCCTCACTTAGTTGGCTACTTCTTCGACACGTGCCAACACGGTACGGGAATGTGCGATACGCTTGTCAAATATCTAGAGACAGCTTTTATGAAAGCCAGGTTTCTGGTACAAAATTGCCCTTGTAAATACGGCTGCTCCTCTTGTACCACTATTCATCGCTGTCCTAATGATAACGAAGCTTTGTTTAAATCTGTTGGGTTAACTCTCCTAGAGGATATCATAACTTTCCAACAGAAGAATGCAGAAGTCAGAATACATCCGTCAGAATCAGAATCAATCAGTGGGTAATTCAAACTTGCCACCTAGAAGCCCCACTAAATCAAATATTTAAAGGTGTCTTAAACCCCTTTATTCATTCGTCAATCGTACAGGATTCATGCAGAATTCTGAATTCTGTCTCCTGAATTATTTCTTGATAAAACCTAGAACTATTCCTGCCATTAAAAGGCGGGAATCTTTTTTGTAGTAAACCCACATACATCGCTACGCAAGAGTTTATTGAAGTTTATAAAAATTAGTGATGTCCGTCAAGTTATTAGCTGATTCAAGTCAAAACTTCCAACAGTTTCAAATTCTTCATGCACCGACCAAACTCTTAGCAGAGTTTAACTTAAAAATAG from Scytonema hofmannii PCC 7110 encodes the following:
- a CDS encoding tetratricopeptide repeat protein — its product is MAINLQDPGKLLCAEWNINLDEIPMEKLDHYIAVENFLTEEDEILPDALPIEQVHGYLEAFHHLCEAEDWEKASEITFLRLNTSTNEELHQQLETWSYYSERLSIYNRLVGKLNPNLNAIILNRIGEIYFFIGDSNKAINSHSQSLAIAREIANPMIEELALSSLGNIALIIGEYKKAIEFYQQRLALSWKSNDKLGEQNTLWYLGTVFSIMQDSRIAINYYKQSLKIARNIKYSTGEILSLQSLGNAYTSLDYEKALEYLEQSLVLAREHQEIKLEIQSLRSIGIFYRDLGEYCQAIKYLEESLLIVREIKDRREESRALGVLAFVYNSKGNYEKAIEFHQQNLALARKIHDQRLEGHFLGSIGEVYYSLKNYAKAIEYFENSLSIAKVTQESLGQEILWRNLGNAYYSMEKYVKAIDCYKQSLTISQKIGNRHSQGISLYLLGATFIELNNFLEALENLQAALDVCKQIGSHSTEAYVLYNLARLYQEVDRRETSFEYCSQALAIANKLGITLAKDCQNLKEKLLNQTIQN
- a CDS encoding tetratricopeptide repeat protein, whose amino-acid sequence is MASNFKETGKLIFLNWNINLDDVPLEQLDHYIAVENYLMDNDEPPLDATNLEKVRGYLEAFYQLCEVEDWLRAIAILDIRLDTPTNYQLQILMRIWGYNQERIEIYSRLLGKLNSRGECFCYNNLGISYHALADYHQAIKYHQQHLEIAYEVGDRTEMAKALSGLGNACNSLGDYAHAVKYHQQHLEIAREIDDRKGIGTALSNLGNVCFYLGAYRQAVEYYEQHLEIARENGEHERVGQVLGNLGNAYYSLKDYRQAIEHYQQSLEVAKQIGNCESMGKALGGLGNAYNALGDNARAIDYLNEDLSIARENGDRAGVGRALNNLGNAYYLLADYSRAREYYQQHLTIAREIGNRAGTQKALNNLGNAYYLLGNYRQAIEYHQQCLEIAREIGNRAPIGTSLGNLGDAYYSLKEYHQALEYYQQCLVIAQEIHDSKGEGYALCKLGNTLTALEQYPEALKSLQTALEIGKKIGHLSTEAEALKSLAHLHQQLGDHLPSE
- a CDS encoding AAA family ATPase, with the translated sequence MQVTYTISTVDSPEYKRLICGRTDDIARLIDYISQGRSIALFGERRIGKSSLLYLVRDIINNQIDNYREDFIDLSLKNAVQSLSSRVSNYKAIYLDLQALNKSDSEAFMQLVNNKFKDNGLFHDSLGSSTTSINFTIPELFSTVNNQLINGERLVILVDEVEVLLELAESKQIFRNIRSVIQSCARICFVIAGADYWHKEIKDKTSPIVNNVQTFYLKAAARFPIENYLIKQPLDNYIYGIDINTITRTILEWTECKPWYVQAVCQAVVEINAECGQLQKGWQAVVMKRVEDSVESTLDRFYFHDNPDNISQKILVLLANKPGLTIKEISRLLSCSEKIIWDRIDDLESLDKVRKEGSKYRIVGSLIEQWGQKTKDTIFVKNNRFQLLTIFLKTTLAIVFLLLAGVTYYYANPPLHTSSCKFPNGELLIQMPSSLEDGEVGVSKTLVQNTSKNKLSSVNITFTSKNIDYERNGTSLIKLDSIDIGETKSLKLNFISRPIKDEKNYASQVLISHATTKLPNKCYFEISIRVIPIKKSWGLISLLLVTISGFFAKPDLPQLITNLVSGLFKPQGENKSEGKS
- a CDS encoding pentapeptide repeat-containing protein, whose product is MSLDFSGQNLQGRSFKGQVLIGTDFSYADIRGADFTSANLIGANFSNAKAGLQISWKLFLILASFVLSGLSGFCLSVVLRYVTWSTTLVDPVIMTLVWIGSGTVSITAVLVLALVVTLAKQLAGNKAGIGAVAIGICAVMVAGAKATVAFSAIATAFTLVLLGNYIAWRTLSGDEKCAWIHKLAVIFATMGGTSFRATDLTDANFASATLKSTDFRNANLTRTCWYKAKMLDFARPGKTYLQNAQVRQLLVTGRGQDKNFDREILRGINLQAANLTDASFIGADLSEANLQEANLSRAKLVQTQLAGTNFTGANLTGAYIEDWGITSDTKFDGVRCEYVYMRVPTKENPDPLRKPDNNKEVFADGEFGDFIQPIFDTLELYHNQGVDPRAIAISFKQLTDNNPNAELEIVAMEKRGQDKLLLRAKTSTFADQPQLSAEYFETYNQIKKLSEEDLKVILTEKNIQIRRLENMIMTALERPSFYTEGGNITIGNINQTGGTFHTGDIDVIKNIDNVGDITGNIENFQPVATIESNDDFIDALEIQIIRGSGMLVGEQSELILEVTNACNQTMEHLEIEIIQDSAEYQVNSENQVSLKILNAGESREVSFYLQMNFAKQIAVNYKVNGKLRKPPLYINAVQDNPYLYGSPVEGEKAFFGRQRELEQIIQAVTKPTKQDILIVGERRTGKTSLLNQLQKRLEIPLIPVYVVLNTSEEPTAESILKLIIQETLHNLVQRNVLRENNIEEYFFNNIDFIKQYKQIILAAKVNISNLKIVLLLDEADYLLKVKQKQLNTIDERIQNILRAALQSNEIGTDLRAVVAATTDLSTYISQHSSPFYNHFRFVPLKPLSVKETEDLIVKPASMLGYSYPDSAIEKIIKLSGGQPYYAQAICYEAFENALQAQRNYISDEDVYIAEQKIVEDFFDGFLSGFWNRCNEVEMNFLRNLAKTNITNNISKIKIKRLLDWQIIIEDVNGNYSLSSELIKQWVIMASCK
- a CDS encoding DEAD/DEAH box helicase produces the protein MAQPEWLQANKQVYSKEHGVIHIAAIIDENLYFKKGNVNQILFNWKQEVNNGNLLPIHEAPPGKSILYQEIAAILDGMGKLQSCDIIPATVAKLSPIPDDIHPEVKEALIKLGINQLYSHQIEAWLAYKQGRDIILQTPTSSGKSISFLIPIIHECLNGKSALVFFNLKALAFDQVQKIQSFVSYLDEKIRPQVLNINGDIPPQERKSLYSNKPSIVCITPDVWNHELNNYQNNSNWGFIETIRNISIIVCDETHFYQGVFGAHFALLNRRTQLMMESAGNDISKLRYVFASATISNSSEIAQKISNRVENNNLTIIDQSGAKRSEITFLSLKPRNNTLYQTAQVAAMLVSKGIVGICFCDSRELVKVLTNTIRKTLAQMQLPHLEETISAFYGSMKPNQRNKIIEDIQDGKVKFIVSTSALEAGLDIGCIDATVVHSYPGSILAFRQRAGRAGRQEAGLLVFVPSKRSIMDSYYAYHPERLLSDSPEVINFNHNYETILSQHILACCKESKPTLAQIARHFGNSGDAIARQLIADNQLIFSYNQRLTTNRNLGYVHSAIKVRGNTDRNVSYINQNSGEEFEESAASSALREVYPGAIYPAQDYDGNPVWYKSNELNLTEGKAILKPIGSTNLFTRAQGNLDFKEIKLTGGAKIINLPQGAARFTPLSAKIKEEIWGYNLYRWLTKWTCSNNKCRHFNSKLPEHLQTCPACSTQLVEREVIELLEENKYKEALALNYNTFCIRVEINAEARKYFRTTIQNIRKDILNKQKYIPNEEKTLFESNEINICVHTLAHQLILSLPLVEHGANSRDMDFILFEKPDNPHLVGYFFDTCQHGTGMCDTLVKYLETAFMKARFLVQNCPCKYGCSSCTTIHRCPNDNEALFKSVGLTLLEDIITFQQKNAEVRIHPSESESISG